In Stieleria varia, one genomic interval encodes:
- a CDS encoding RNA polymerase sigma factor: MAIPENTDLVRDAAQGNHEAFETLVNRHAGMVTGVAYSVCGDFSLSEDIGQEVFVEAWKKLSTIRDPENFAGWICTIARRRAIDAVRAKNSTHANCSIDNMPFEIPDRNQVTPEANMSMNQEREWIWSMLSELPEMYREPMVLFYRCEESTRDVAIALGEKESTIRQRLKRGREMLRTEMTQSIRKTLGETAPKAAFAALVMASLPSTTYAAGASATTAVAGKASGVGSTVVKSAAATAFGGAAIGSLIGVAGGALGTWMSWKNCEYESQQRLIVRRTMHLLFGMLVFGILVGVLITAKVQGLLASNSLFVGLLAGLHLLAVGCTCLWVWRFNLGYKRLADEARAAGEPVREFVQRQRDDVRKQTQVVRADGSIGYEAFQWRAAPWFGSCIGSTAWMVPLAVASIWFGSTGLGMFAIGCFLVALLLASVAWVRRDHLFAYWSFQFAIAAAMVLTAVVLVAISTLANAETLQYLQWTPWGWLVLLMYPAISLYFWWIRRSFERRMLQSPD; this comes from the coding sequence GTGGCTATCCCAGAAAATACCGACCTAGTTCGAGATGCCGCGCAGGGAAACCACGAGGCCTTTGAAACGCTCGTGAACCGCCACGCTGGCATGGTCACCGGCGTTGCCTACAGTGTTTGCGGTGATTTTTCGCTGAGCGAAGACATCGGGCAGGAAGTCTTTGTCGAGGCGTGGAAGAAACTTTCTACGATTCGAGATCCAGAGAATTTTGCCGGATGGATTTGCACGATCGCTCGGCGCAGGGCCATCGATGCCGTACGCGCCAAAAACTCGACTCACGCCAACTGCTCGATTGACAACATGCCGTTTGAAATTCCAGACCGCAATCAGGTAACCCCGGAGGCAAACATGTCAATGAATCAGGAACGCGAATGGATTTGGTCGATGCTTTCAGAGTTGCCCGAAATGTATCGTGAGCCCATGGTCTTGTTCTATCGCTGTGAAGAATCAACACGCGACGTGGCGATCGCATTGGGTGAGAAAGAATCGACGATTCGACAGCGACTCAAACGCGGCCGAGAGATGCTGCGTACCGAGATGACACAGTCGATACGCAAGACACTCGGCGAGACCGCACCGAAAGCGGCTTTTGCAGCTTTGGTGATGGCCAGCTTGCCATCGACCACGTACGCCGCTGGCGCGAGCGCAACGACTGCTGTTGCCGGTAAAGCGAGTGGCGTGGGTAGCACAGTCGTGAAATCTGCGGCAGCGACGGCGTTCGGCGGAGCGGCCATCGGCTCGCTGATCGGAGTCGCAGGCGGAGCATTGGGGACATGGATGAGCTGGAAGAACTGCGAGTATGAAAGCCAGCAGAGACTCATCGTTCGTCGAACAATGCACCTCCTGTTCGGAATGCTTGTTTTTGGAATTCTGGTTGGCGTCCTCATCACTGCTAAAGTCCAAGGACTTCTCGCCAGCAATTCCCTCTTCGTTGGACTATTGGCAGGCCTGCATCTTCTGGCGGTAGGTTGCACTTGCCTCTGGGTCTGGCGTTTCAACCTTGGCTACAAACGACTGGCGGATGAAGCCAGAGCGGCCGGCGAGCCGGTGCGTGAATTCGTCCAAAGACAGCGAGATGACGTTCGCAAACAGACTCAAGTGGTCCGGGCAGACGGCAGTATCGGCTACGAGGCATTTCAATGGAGGGCGGCACCGTGGTTTGGTAGCTGCATCGGATCGACGGCGTGGATGGTGCCGCTTGCTGTCGCATCCATTTGGTTTGGTTCGACCGGCTTGGGTATGTTTGCGATCGGGTGTTTCCTCGTGGCGTTACTTCTGGCTTCGGTCGCTTGGGTCCGCCGCGATCACCTCTTCGCCTACTGGTCCTTTCAGTTCGCGATTGCCGCGGCAATGGTATTGACCGCCGTCGTCCTGGTTGCCATTTCAACACTTGCGAACGCGGAGACACTTCAGTATCTGCAGTGGACTCCTTGGGGTTGGCTGGTCCTGTTGATGTACCCGGCGATATCACTGTATTTTTGGTGGATACGCCGCTCCTTTGAGCGACGCATGTTGCAATCGCCCGACTGA
- a CDS encoding BlaI/MecI/CopY family transcriptional regulator, translating into MARPNSEHPTELELQILKVLWDEEPMTVRAVRDALAAGGRDLAHTTVITMLSTMVDKGQIEKLEPIQGKAFRFSPLHQREDVSRGMLGDIVDRVFDGSAEAVMLSLFDVADLDEVELANLRKLLNKKMKEGKS; encoded by the coding sequence ATGGCGAGACCCAATTCGGAGCATCCGACGGAACTGGAGCTTCAAATCCTGAAAGTGCTTTGGGACGAGGAGCCGATGACGGTTCGCGCGGTGCGTGATGCGTTGGCGGCGGGCGGGCGTGATTTGGCGCACACGACCGTGATCACCATGCTGAGCACGATGGTCGACAAAGGACAGATCGAAAAGCTGGAGCCGATCCAAGGGAAAGCGTTTCGTTTTTCGCCGCTGCACCAGCGAGAGGATGTTTCGCGAGGCATGCTCGGAGATATCGTCGATCGCGTCTTTGATGGATCTGCTGAAGCGGTGATGCTGAGCCTGTTCGACGTTGCGGATCTTGATGAAGTCGAACTGGCAAATCTTCGCAAACTGTTGAACAAGAAAATGAAGGAGGGCAAGTCATGA
- a CDS encoding BlaI/MecI/CopY family transcriptional regulator, with product MTQRSPLSKGEQEVVYALWEIGPAGVRDIHQLLSRTREIDFSTVQTYLRRLETKGYATSTKEGRIRIYAARAKQSTVIRQTVNDFVDRLFGGETMPLVKHLIEDRGIDEAQIAELRELIERLEQKGKPE from the coding sequence ATGACGCAGCGGTCACCGCTTTCCAAGGGCGAGCAAGAAGTCGTTTATGCACTGTGGGAGATCGGTCCCGCGGGTGTACGTGACATCCACCAATTGCTCTCTCGAACACGTGAGATCGATTTCTCGACGGTGCAAACCTATCTGCGCCGACTGGAAACCAAAGGTTATGCGACTTCGACTAAGGAAGGACGTATCCGTATCTACGCCGCTCGCGCAAAACAGAGCACGGTGATCCGGCAAACGGTCAATGATTTTGTCGATCGTTTGTTCGGCGGGGAAACGATGCCGCTGGTCAAACACTTGATCGAAGACCGCGGGATCGATGAAGCACAGATTGCAGAACTGCGCGAGCTGATCGAACGCCTGGAGCAGAAGGGGAAGCCAGAATGA
- a CDS encoding M56 family metallopeptidase: MMFPDSTQTVLITHLVQVSIVAVCAWIVWRLLARNRPHLAHAIWALVLLKCVTPPIVSSPTSPFSWFRQSTERATSIEGGKAKPTGGLDPIMVKAELIESSHPASHHDAPPTNQSATDWKPLARSIPWYLWAAGSLVGVGFIVARYLGFIRRIRKLSVVHNEAAELAMQRLVGILHIRRQVRLLIVDGPIGPAVLGILRPTILIPSVVTQGKTATELEPLIAHELIHVRRGDLWWSLLQSIAKSLWWFHPLVWFSGRMLNHEAERSCDEETVSSLGCAPSVYARSLLDVLEQKHRLQAAPALPGVRPIDITAIRMERIMKLGTGSYKRNPQWVWLVMALSAACLLPGARMVTAQNSAPAVKRDTTVEKESAVVSPPVNIDGDSLLVVYVVNDLLEKLMQDGLSAEQAEQTLLDYLPASSVKPSDGKPADQKPLVNPALPSPKTLSRPTDNTTTRVLNDGRLIVNAKRETHDAIRKNLEHFRKFGFEQVLIKLTVLDVRQDKLLEQAAVKILGTSDQSDAGVEGTLQRLRVLSPLIGPDGIDAWTGDLEQQGIATVLSRPTIVTNNGRAASIHIGSTIPIRWEKAGGGEDVIAESVDVGFKSMVLPKLTGDGDLEVEFELELAEETGDRIRSTTTASDGSTVRSDVPVISKKWLKTNVRTSLDTPVLIGGLVHENREGDEQIAKQLMVLLTCQKLSPLADQYNVQASASQSDGGDTQKADSGKPRDEQSGVVIGNESCAVHISGDVNVVNTGNRSIVSGTGILIRFRDLHLVDGKDFGKVRAEEGKFSFILGDHLEDVLNSFEAELRGNVMVSWDDGGVLQADSLRIKHGEVRWSGHRR; the protein is encoded by the coding sequence ATGATGTTTCCGGATTCGACTCAAACCGTCCTGATCACGCATCTGGTTCAGGTTTCCATCGTCGCCGTCTGCGCATGGATTGTTTGGCGATTGTTGGCCCGAAACCGCCCGCATTTGGCGCATGCCATTTGGGCTTTGGTACTGCTCAAATGCGTGACGCCGCCGATCGTCAGCAGTCCCACCAGTCCGTTTAGCTGGTTCCGGCAATCGACTGAGCGAGCGACGTCAATCGAAGGCGGCAAGGCAAAGCCAACTGGCGGTCTCGATCCGATCATGGTGAAAGCGGAATTGATTGAATCGAGTCACCCGGCATCACATCACGACGCTCCACCGACAAACCAGTCCGCGACCGATTGGAAACCTCTGGCGAGATCCATCCCCTGGTATCTGTGGGCTGCCGGATCGCTGGTCGGAGTTGGCTTCATCGTCGCTCGCTACCTAGGGTTCATTCGTCGCATTCGCAAGCTGTCAGTCGTTCACAACGAAGCCGCCGAGTTGGCCATGCAACGGCTGGTGGGAATATTGCACATTCGTCGTCAGGTCCGACTGCTGATCGTGGACGGACCGATTGGCCCGGCCGTGTTGGGCATTCTGCGACCGACCATCTTGATTCCGTCCGTCGTCACACAGGGTAAGACGGCGACGGAGCTGGAACCGTTGATCGCCCACGAGTTGATCCATGTCAGACGCGGTGATCTTTGGTGGTCACTGTTACAGTCGATTGCAAAGAGTTTGTGGTGGTTTCATCCATTGGTATGGTTTTCAGGCCGCATGTTGAATCATGAAGCCGAGCGAAGCTGCGATGAAGAAACCGTGAGTAGTCTTGGCTGTGCGCCGTCCGTGTACGCACGGAGCTTGTTAGATGTGTTGGAGCAGAAACATCGGTTGCAGGCAGCTCCGGCGTTGCCCGGTGTGCGGCCGATCGACATCACCGCGATTCGAATGGAGAGAATCATGAAACTTGGAACGGGAAGCTATAAGCGTAACCCTCAATGGGTTTGGCTGGTCATGGCGTTGTCAGCAGCCTGTCTGCTGCCAGGTGCCAGAATGGTCACGGCTCAGAACTCGGCCCCAGCAGTCAAACGGGACACGACCGTCGAAAAGGAATCGGCGGTGGTATCCCCGCCTGTGAACATTGACGGTGACTCTCTGTTGGTCGTCTACGTCGTGAACGATCTGCTCGAAAAGCTGATGCAGGATGGTCTGAGTGCCGAGCAGGCAGAGCAAACGCTCCTGGACTACTTGCCAGCCTCATCAGTGAAACCATCCGACGGCAAACCGGCGGATCAAAAGCCTCTCGTCAATCCGGCCTTGCCAAGCCCGAAGACGCTTTCGCGGCCCACCGACAATACGACGACAAGGGTATTGAACGATGGACGATTGATTGTGAACGCAAAACGTGAAACACACGATGCGATCCGCAAGAATCTTGAGCACTTTCGCAAGTTCGGATTCGAGCAAGTGCTGATCAAGCTGACGGTTCTGGATGTTCGACAAGACAAGCTCCTGGAGCAGGCTGCGGTCAAAATCTTGGGAACGTCAGATCAAAGTGATGCCGGTGTTGAAGGGACACTGCAACGTCTTCGTGTCTTGTCACCACTCATCGGTCCTGACGGAATCGATGCGTGGACTGGCGATTTGGAGCAGCAAGGAATTGCAACGGTCTTATCACGGCCCACCATCGTGACGAACAATGGACGCGCAGCTTCCATCCACATCGGATCAACCATCCCGATCAGATGGGAAAAAGCCGGTGGCGGCGAGGACGTGATCGCGGAGTCCGTCGACGTCGGATTCAAGTCGATGGTCCTGCCGAAATTGACAGGCGACGGCGACCTAGAAGTGGAGTTCGAATTGGAGCTAGCCGAAGAAACGGGAGATCGCATCCGATCAACGACGACAGCATCCGATGGATCAACGGTGCGATCCGATGTACCGGTCATTTCCAAAAAATGGCTCAAGACGAACGTCAGGACTTCACTGGATACACCGGTTTTGATCGGCGGACTTGTGCACGAAAACAGGGAGGGAGATGAGCAGATCGCCAAGCAACTCATGGTGTTGCTGACCTGCCAAAAACTCTCTCCACTTGCAGATCAATACAACGTCCAGGCATCTGCTTCGCAATCCGATGGAGGCGACACCCAAAAAGCAGACAGCGGGAAACCTCGCGATGAACAGAGCGGTGTCGTGATCGGCAACGAGAGCTGTGCTGTGCACATCAGTGGTGATGTCAATGTGGTTAACACGGGCAATAGGTCCATTGTGTCGGGCACTGGCATCTTGATTCGATTTCGCGATCTCCATCTCGTAGATGGAAAAGATTTTGGCAAAGTCCGTGCAGAGGAAGGCAAGTTCTCATTCATCTTGGGAGACCATCTCGAAGACGTCCTCAATTCATTTGAGGCAGAATTACGTGGCAACGTTATGGTCTCGTGGGATGACGGAGGCGTCCTTCAAGCCGATTCCCTACGGATAAAACATGGTGAAGTTCGGTGGTCAGGCCATCGTCGCTGA
- a CDS encoding M56 family metallopeptidase, translating into MSLPHLDWFELSLQVVITQGHFLWQACVVALILLVAKHVGESLRDSQNRRQCRSDDSSQSNLRDDQRRARTRYILACCAFFTLPLCVVITFAWVHQSRGSFILDPVAAVEFQTVPSAGGIETNPVPASIRLPDLPPEQSLSETQRQVSEPVDVTVTVTPAISWIQRLQPYAPYLLIAYTTGVAMMLLRFSLSVVGSSRLSQAVDPITDSMVLSIIAEASRRIGLKRVPLVAVCQRVTVPVVVGVVKPAILLPATLLYGLEPSQLAAIIRHEMAHVRRYDLLVNLLQRIIEAVLFFHPATWWISRVVRIERENCCDDMAAASCGHIEYAGALLRMAEHCASLRGMKITPHLQALAADGGSSGSTSQLGYRIKRLLGEEHTPKVSMTRRALARIAFAGVAIAAITGGLSMIAVAQTGIAVSNFVVTGNVYKREATDERVESAIAATTQETFRLPEHRSVNGVEFDADGQELVSLAWEAASKHEGLRVTVRTWSLVNRALSREVELEWQAGWSRFASSLLLSEDTRRVVGLIDGQICLWDSDTGKIVKRHDLPEDIKNDQRYSVTLSHLVGTPDLSRIALGRSVSLGGVMPSAHAIVMDTTSGRVIQKVLMQHRVHVQSLALSHDGRRLATVGSQHGTSIWDVESGALLLDFKNANPNRKHPDPEVRQDTLQLVSGVGFSPDGETFAVCDMLGIKLIATKTGKVLQVIDAPWRYHDGPEFVFSSDGQLFSLLGTHPKHGEPRTVSVWSTRSGERLLTCPIQGQAAAYSADGEWFAAGKSDAKEALAVWQLHAPEPKVPDVDPDSDADKSNNQGDARKRQFKLVNGENETPLQGMDCTATIFREGSPNRNRQFMSNEEGLVEVEVAQGEGAWIAQVPNGWFTSAPSVTVIELDESGTPKHEQTAVNNQEPTVVKLWQGTDVDGRLLWPDKTPAAGVKLTAGVYINNQSWKKKLGMDLNSYSLDHGDWPNWSRTVVTDEAGEFHVTVPPKDSRLWLRIGTTQLGFGPQYGYGENDAITQRLAKCIPLEVDYDNAVPIVERRPDAGGDVWQPGDIQLETGVIVRGRVVDSSGKGLPNVHLTTTGPHGPHSGRKAISGANGEFEFPAMAAGSLTVHPDARLRDGKEQLPGSANSRDVQAVFVNQSFTIPKTLLPYEITIRAVPHTDVAFEWVDRRADKTQPIAYYGSFRVRGYMPDGTGKPGVYWTGETELVERDGKPWLTVKIPTQLLKPELMLVADRRVTASYSDPTGVTSGPGIVQLGDIAANITRTIFGDEPQSSKASQDERDANSPSDAENVLRKRVSDLQGKMVVRGEDGDAKEVWLELMSKDALVSDDDLKLFANLENLTRLEFRGDKITEQGIAQITRMTNLTKLEIWDCPLSDKDLRGLANLRRLNWLSLYRCLNVGDDLARHLQNLSELHSMNLYGTSITANFLEAMQGPKIRFLDLRQTGVTPEDLFQIENFPNLRLVNLPEGVSDADLVHLSGLSELEILTLQHLNVSDAGLSHLQRLTNVETLYLKRTRITDGGLVNLAGMTNLETLDLSGTQVTAAGLAHLAKLPKLQTLDLQQTKIDDAALNLLSEFPRLQFLDVRDTKTTQTAITALREARPKMKIQSDN; encoded by the coding sequence ATGAGTCTGCCTCATTTGGACTGGTTCGAACTGTCGCTGCAAGTGGTGATCACGCAGGGTCACTTTCTATGGCAAGCCTGCGTTGTCGCCTTGATTCTGCTGGTTGCAAAACACGTAGGCGAGTCTCTCCGAGACTCGCAAAACCGGCGGCAGTGTCGCTCTGACGATTCCTCGCAATCGAATCTCCGTGATGACCAACGTCGTGCCCGCACTCGATACATACTCGCCTGCTGCGCGTTCTTCACGCTTCCTCTCTGCGTGGTGATCACATTTGCCTGGGTTCATCAATCGCGGGGATCCTTCATTTTGGATCCCGTGGCTGCCGTCGAGTTCCAGACAGTTCCGTCAGCGGGCGGTATCGAAACAAATCCAGTGCCGGCAAGCATCCGTCTGCCGGACTTGCCACCCGAGCAGAGTCTGTCAGAAACGCAGCGGCAGGTTTCTGAACCTGTCGATGTAACCGTAACGGTGACACCCGCGATCTCGTGGATACAGCGACTACAACCATATGCGCCGTACCTGTTGATCGCTTACACGACCGGTGTTGCGATGATGCTATTGCGATTTTCGTTGTCGGTAGTGGGTAGCTCACGACTGAGTCAGGCAGTTGATCCGATCACAGATTCGATGGTGCTCAGTATCATTGCGGAGGCATCAAGACGAATCGGTTTGAAACGTGTTCCCCTGGTTGCCGTCTGTCAACGTGTGACCGTTCCCGTGGTTGTTGGCGTGGTGAAACCGGCGATCCTGCTGCCGGCGACACTTCTGTATGGGCTTGAGCCAAGCCAGCTCGCCGCCATCATCCGTCATGAAATGGCGCATGTCCGACGCTACGATTTGTTGGTCAATCTGTTGCAACGGATCATCGAAGCAGTGCTGTTCTTTCATCCGGCCACATGGTGGATCAGTCGAGTCGTTCGTATCGAGCGTGAGAATTGCTGTGACGACATGGCGGCGGCAAGTTGCGGACATATCGAGTACGCCGGAGCCCTTTTGAGAATGGCTGAGCATTGTGCCTCACTACGTGGCATGAAAATCACTCCACACTTGCAAGCACTCGCAGCCGATGGCGGCAGCAGCGGCAGCACTTCGCAATTGGGGTATCGCATCAAACGTTTGCTGGGGGAGGAACATACGCCGAAAGTTTCTATGACTCGTCGTGCGCTGGCCAGGATTGCTTTTGCAGGAGTTGCGATTGCTGCCATTACCGGAGGGCTCTCCATGATCGCGGTCGCTCAGACAGGCATTGCCGTCAGCAACTTTGTCGTCACTGGCAATGTCTACAAGCGAGAGGCAACCGACGAAAGGGTCGAATCAGCGATCGCTGCCACTACCCAAGAGACATTCCGATTGCCAGAGCATCGCAGCGTCAACGGTGTGGAATTTGACGCGGACGGTCAAGAACTGGTGAGTCTAGCATGGGAGGCGGCATCGAAACACGAAGGGCTGCGTGTGACTGTTCGGACTTGGAGTCTTGTCAATCGTGCGCTGTCACGGGAAGTCGAATTGGAATGGCAGGCAGGTTGGAGTCGGTTTGCCAGTAGCTTGCTGCTTTCCGAGGATACACGCCGTGTGGTGGGTTTGATCGATGGTCAGATCTGCTTGTGGGACTCCGATACTGGCAAAATCGTCAAACGCCACGATCTTCCCGAGGACATCAAGAACGATCAACGATACAGCGTCACGCTGTCGCATTTGGTCGGCACTCCCGATTTATCTCGCATCGCACTGGGTAGGTCGGTGTCCTTAGGCGGTGTGATGCCGAGTGCTCATGCCATTGTGATGGACACGACGAGTGGACGCGTGATTCAAAAGGTGTTGATGCAGCATCGGGTTCATGTGCAGAGTCTCGCTCTATCACACGATGGCCGGCGTTTGGCGACAGTTGGATCGCAGCACGGTACCAGTATCTGGGACGTGGAGAGCGGAGCGCTCTTGCTGGATTTCAAGAATGCGAATCCGAATCGAAAGCACCCTGATCCGGAGGTGAGACAAGATACGCTCCAGTTGGTCTCGGGTGTCGGCTTTTCACCCGACGGCGAGACGTTTGCGGTCTGCGACATGTTGGGAATCAAGCTGATCGCAACCAAGACGGGAAAGGTTCTGCAAGTCATCGATGCACCCTGGCGATACCACGACGGCCCAGAGTTCGTGTTCTCCTCCGACGGCCAATTGTTTTCACTGCTGGGCACGCATCCCAAACATGGTGAGCCACGTACGGTCTCCGTTTGGTCAACACGATCAGGTGAGCGATTGTTGACTTGTCCCATACAAGGTCAGGCGGCGGCGTATTCCGCCGACGGCGAGTGGTTTGCCGCAGGGAAATCAGATGCGAAGGAAGCTTTGGCTGTTTGGCAGCTCCACGCACCCGAACCGAAAGTGCCTGATGTGGATCCCGATAGCGATGCCGACAAGAGCAACAATCAGGGCGACGCACGCAAGCGGCAGTTCAAACTGGTCAATGGCGAAAACGAAACGCCGCTCCAAGGCATGGACTGCACGGCAACCATCTTTCGAGAGGGATCGCCAAATAGAAACCGGCAGTTCATGAGTAACGAGGAAGGGCTTGTCGAAGTCGAAGTCGCTCAAGGTGAAGGGGCGTGGATTGCTCAAGTGCCCAACGGTTGGTTTACATCGGCTCCTTCGGTGACCGTGATTGAACTTGATGAGAGCGGCACGCCGAAGCATGAGCAGACGGCGGTGAACAACCAAGAGCCGACGGTCGTCAAGCTTTGGCAAGGAACGGATGTTGATGGCCGGTTGCTGTGGCCAGATAAAACTCCGGCTGCTGGTGTGAAGCTGACTGCGGGTGTGTACATCAACAACCAGTCGTGGAAAAAGAAGCTTGGAATGGATTTGAATTCCTATTCGCTCGACCATGGGGACTGGCCGAATTGGAGCCGAACGGTTGTCACCGATGAAGCTGGAGAATTCCACGTGACCGTTCCGCCAAAGGATTCCCGACTCTGGTTGCGAATCGGCACCACTCAATTGGGCTTTGGTCCGCAATATGGATATGGCGAGAACGATGCCATCACTCAGCGATTGGCAAAGTGTATACCGCTGGAGGTGGATTACGACAATGCTGTTCCGATCGTCGAACGTCGCCCCGATGCCGGTGGCGACGTTTGGCAACCAGGCGACATTCAATTGGAAACCGGCGTCATCGTGAGAGGGCGTGTGGTTGATTCCAGCGGGAAGGGATTGCCGAATGTTCATTTGACGACGACTGGTCCACACGGACCGCACTCCGGCCGCAAGGCGATTAGCGGCGCGAATGGCGAGTTTGAGTTTCCTGCCATGGCGGCCGGCAGCTTGACAGTCCACCCCGATGCAAGGCTACGCGACGGCAAGGAACAGCTACCAGGGAGCGCCAACTCACGCGATGTCCAAGCCGTCTTCGTCAACCAGTCGTTCACGATCCCAAAAACTCTCCTGCCGTACGAAATCACCATCCGAGCAGTGCCTCACACGGACGTCGCTTTCGAATGGGTCGATCGCCGCGCGGACAAGACACAGCCGATCGCCTACTACGGATCCTTTCGCGTTCGCGGCTACATGCCCGACGGCACTGGCAAGCCGGGAGTGTACTGGACAGGAGAAACTGAGCTCGTTGAACGCGATGGCAAGCCATGGCTCACCGTCAAGATACCGACACAGCTTCTGAAGCCGGAACTAATGCTCGTCGCCGACCGCCGAGTCACCGCCAGCTACAGCGATCCCACCGGCGTAACTTCTGGACCCGGCATCGTACAACTCGGAGACATCGCCGCGAACATCACTCGCACGATCTTTGGCGACGAACCGCAATCGTCCAAAGCTTCGCAGGATGAGAGGGACGCGAATTCGCCTTCAGACGCTGAAAACGTCCTTCGCAAACGCGTCAGTGATCTACAAGGCAAGATGGTTGTTCGTGGCGAAGACGGTGATGCCAAGGAAGTATGGCTGGAGTTGATGTCGAAAGATGCGTTGGTCTCCGATGATGACTTGAAGCTTTTCGCCAACCTGGAGAACCTGACTCGCTTGGAATTTCGGGGTGACAAAATCACCGAGCAAGGGATCGCTCAGATCACCCGGATGACAAATCTCACCAAGCTTGAAATTTGGGACTGTCCACTATCTGACAAAGACTTGAGAGGACTCGCGAACCTCAGGCGACTGAATTGGCTTAGCTTGTACCGCTGCCTCAATGTCGGCGATGATTTGGCTAGGCATTTGCAGAATCTTTCGGAGCTTCACAGCATGAATCTGTACGGCACGTCGATCACTGCTAACTTTCTTGAGGCAATGCAAGGACCCAAGATTCGATTCCTGGATCTGCGGCAAACCGGTGTCACACCCGAGGACCTCTTCCAGATCGAAAACTTCCCGAATCTACGTCTCGTCAATCTGCCAGAAGGCGTCTCCGATGCAGACCTTGTGCATCTGAGTGGTCTCAGTGAACTAGAAATCTTGACGCTCCAGCATCTCAACGTCAGCGATGCGGGCTTGTCCCATCTTCAAAGGCTCACCAATGTAGAGACGCTCTATTTAAAACGAACGCGGATCACTGATGGCGGACTCGTCAATCTTGCCGGCATGACGAACCTTGAAACGCTTGACTTGTCAGGCACGCAGGTCACTGCCGCAGGGCTGGCGCATCTTGCCAAACTGCCCAAGCTACAAACCCTTGATCTGCAGCAAACCAAAATCGACGACGCCGCGTTGAACCTGCTGAGCGAGTTTCCTCGCCTGCAATTCCTGGACGTGCGAGATACCAAAACGACTCAAACCGCCATAACGGCTCTTCGTGAAGCTCGCCCGAAAATGAAGATACAGTCGGACAACTAG